A single region of the Rhodospirillales bacterium genome encodes:
- the lptB gene encoding LPS export ABC transporter ATP-binding protein: MTLGHLRAVSKGLTARHLSKSYSKRPVLHDVNLHIERGEAVALLGPNGAGKTTSFYIMTGLIDADSGSIQLNGQDITGLPMYRRARLGIGYLPQEASIFRGLNVEDNLRAVIQAQNLERDEQEKLLEELLAEFSIGHLRRAPSMALSGGERRRVEIARALASRPQFMLLDEPLAGIDPIAVGDIRNLIGYLKTKGIGVLITDHNVRDCLEIVDRAYILHDGRVLMEGVPEDIVAHEDVRKVYLGEGFSL; encoded by the coding sequence ATGACTTTGGGCCATCTTAGAGCCGTTTCAAAAGGCCTTACCGCCAGGCATCTGTCCAAAAGCTACAGCAAGCGGCCTGTTTTGCATGACGTAAACCTGCATATTGAGCGGGGAGAAGCTGTGGCCCTTTTGGGGCCGAACGGCGCCGGCAAAACGACCAGCTTCTATATTATGACGGGCCTGATTGACGCCGATAGCGGCTCTATCCAGCTGAACGGGCAGGATATTACGGGCCTGCCCATGTATCGCCGGGCAAGGCTGGGGATTGGATACCTGCCGCAGGAAGCCTCCATTTTCCGGGGGCTAAACGTGGAAGACAATCTTCGGGCCGTTATTCAGGCCCAAAATCTCGAACGCGACGAGCAGGAAAAGCTTTTGGAAGAGCTGCTGGCGGAATTTTCAATCGGGCATTTACGCCGCGCACCTTCTATGGCGCTGTCGGGCGGCGAGCGGCGGCGCGTTGAAATCGCCCGGGCTCTGGCCAGCCGTCCCCAGTTTATGTTGCTGGATGAGCCTTTGGCCGGGATTGATCCCATTGCCGTGGGCGATATACGGAATCTGATCGGTTATCTCAAGACCAAGGGAATCGGCGTTCTTATTACCGACCACAATGTGCGCGACTGTCTCGAAATCGTGGATCGGGCGTATATCCTGCATGACGGGCGTGTTTTAATGGAAGGGGTCCCGGAAGATATCGTGGCCCATGAAGACGTCCGAAAAGTCTATCTGGGCGAAGGGTTTTCGCTGTAA
- a CDS encoding LysE family transporter produces MTEFWLNWILLASVFGVALISPGPDFVMAVRNSILYTRKTGIFTAAGFGLGVGVHIFYTLVGIAAVISQSIFLFSLIKYAGAAYLFYIGFKALRSKGFHASAAGASSKSQSLSPVQALWSGFLTNLLNPKATLFFLAVFTQFIGPHTPLAAQIFYGLTCMMMTFSWFGLVALVLTNPALKSIFLGASRWIDRICGTLMIGLGLRLAFTKGNAHL; encoded by the coding sequence ATGACGGAATTCTGGCTGAACTGGATATTGCTTGCATCTGTCTTCGGCGTTGCCCTGATCTCGCCGGGGCCGGATTTTGTGATGGCGGTGCGTAATTCCATCCTTTACACCCGTAAAACGGGCATTTTCACGGCCGCAGGTTTTGGTTTGGGGGTGGGCGTTCATATTTTTTATACGCTGGTCGGCATTGCGGCCGTCATATCCCAATCCATTTTTTTGTTCAGCCTGATTAAATATGCGGGGGCGGCCTATCTTTTTTATATCGGCTTTAAGGCTCTCAGATCGAAAGGATTTCACGCAAGCGCTGCGGGCGCGTCTTCGAAAAGCCAAAGTCTTTCTCCTGTACAGGCTTTGTGGAGCGGTTTTTTGACCAACCTCCTGAATCCGAAAGCGACCCTGTTTTTTCTGGCTGTTTTTACCCAGTTCATCGGGCCGCACACCCCCCTGGCGGCGCAGATATTTTATGGCTTAACCTGTATGATGATGACGTTTTCCTGGTTCGGCCTTGTGGCGCTTGTTTTGACAAACCCTGCCCTTAAATCTATCTTTCTGGGGGCCTCACGCTGGATTGACCGGATTTGCGGCACATTGATGATCGGGCTGGGGCTTCGGCTGGCCTTTACAAAAGGGAACGCACATTTATGA
- a CDS encoding ostA-like family protein: MKTKKIRDTILVFCLLALPAEGRAQQNPAGPNPGSDDPVEITAGQTLEWHRGAKQFIARGQVVAAQGDVSLHCETLSADYRENTQSSMEIWQLTAQENVRIQDKTTTAFGDRAVYDIDKGYAVLTGKNLKLQSPDQTVTAQDRLEYWSAKGEAQAVGHAKVVRGKDTIYADRLRAVFKENAQGKQEVEILEALGNVVIVTPSEKLFGDKGIYRAASNKAELIGNVRIERGPNKLEGSRAEVDLTTEVSKIFGAPESGGRVRGVFYPGSEKKSGPSPLLQVPQNNSGTGYKAQ, encoded by the coding sequence ATGAAAACCAAAAAAATAAGGGACACTATACTGGTTTTTTGTCTGCTTGCCCTGCCCGCCGAAGGGCGTGCACAGCAAAATCCGGCCGGGCCAAACCCCGGAAGCGATGACCCTGTAGAAATTACGGCGGGACAGACGCTCGAATGGCACCGCGGGGCCAAACAGTTCATTGCAAGGGGACAGGTTGTCGCGGCGCAGGGGGATGTTTCCCTTCACTGTGAAACTCTCAGCGCCGATTACCGTGAAAACACGCAATCCTCAATGGAAATCTGGCAATTGACCGCGCAGGAGAATGTACGTATTCAGGATAAAACCACGACGGCTTTCGGGGACCGGGCGGTTTATGACATAGATAAAGGCTATGCGGTGCTGACAGGGAAAAATCTGAAGCTGCAATCGCCGGATCAAACCGTCACGGCGCAGGACCGCCTTGAATACTGGAGCGCCAAAGGCGAAGCGCAGGCCGTCGGGCATGCCAAAGTGGTCCGGGGGAAAGACACGATTTATGCGGACAGGCTTCGGGCTGTTTTTAAAGAAAATGCGCAGGGAAAACAGGAGGTTGAGATTCTGGAAGCTCTTGGAAACGTCGTCATTGTCACGCCGAGTGAAAAACTTTTCGGCGATAAGGGGATCTACCGGGCGGCAAGCAACAAGGCGGAACTTATTGGAAATGTACGTATTGAACGCGGCCCCAACAAACTGGAGGGAAGCCGCGCAGAAGTTGATCTGACAACGGAAGTCAGTAAAATTTTCGGCGCGCCGGAGAGCGGAGGACGCGTACGGGGCGTTTTTTATCCCGGCAGCGAAAAGAAATCCGGACCTTCACCGCTGTTGCAGGTGCCGCAAAACAATTCAGGGACAGGATATAAAGCGCAATGA
- the lptC gene encoding LPS export ABC transporter periplasmic protein LptC — translation MDSAQNPTGLNKSERLEQIAVPFKKTEVNRAYTSFVRWMRILLPLSALALIAIVFAWPDMEKKIEPVRKEEILPKAIKAQNELIKPRFESTDRKKQPFTVTAVTARQNEENPELVYLEKPVADMLLNNGARVSGKADKGIYEQQTEKLFLEGHVRLLHDSGYELEAEEMRIDMKTREAFSDKAVYVHGPAGTVKAVGLKALAQEELLVFNGPATLTLKAGQDGFELGKALP, via the coding sequence ATGGACAGCGCTCAAAATCCAACAGGTTTGAATAAATCCGAACGACTTGAACAGATAGCTGTCCCTTTTAAAAAAACAGAAGTTAACCGGGCTTATACCTCTTTTGTCCGGTGGATGCGGATTCTTTTGCCTCTTTCGGCGCTGGCCCTGATTGCGATTGTGTTTGCCTGGCCCGATATGGAGAAAAAAATCGAGCCTGTCCGGAAAGAAGAAATCCTTCCCAAAGCCATTAAAGCGCAGAATGAACTAATCAAACCGCGTTTCGAAAGTACGGATCGTAAAAAACAACCCTTTACCGTTACGGCTGTCACGGCGCGGCAAAACGAAGAAAATCCCGAACTGGTCTATCTTGAAAAGCCCGTAGCGGATATGCTGTTGAATAATGGTGCACGGGTGTCGGGAAAAGCGGATAAGGGGATTTACGAACAGCAGACGGAAAAGCTTTTTCTGGAAGGGCATGTCAGGCTTCTTCATGACAGCGGCTATGAGCTTGAAGCTGAAGAAATGCGCATCGATATGAAAACGCGGGAGGCTTTTTCAGATAAGGCGGTCTATGTCCACGGGCCTGCCGGAACCGTAAAGGCCGTTGGTTTGAAAGCGCTCGCACAGGAAGAGCTTCTCGTTTTTAACGGGCCGGCGACCCTGACTCTGAAAGCCGGGCAAGACGGGTTCGAACTTGGAAAGGCGCTTCCATGA
- a CDS encoding KpsF/GutQ family sugar-phosphate isomerase, whose translation MRMAAIKKDNHTNADLKMAQRVLQTEVEGLEALAATLDENFPAAVDAIHSMKNERRGRLIVAGIGKSGHVARKIVATLASTGTPSHFVHPGEASHGDLGMVTEADVVLMISNSGENPELSDMIAYTRRFGITLIGMTSRPESALARHSDILLLLPRSPEACPNGLAPTTSTTMMMALGDALAVVLLERMGLTPEQFGVFHPGGKIGQRLVRVAEIMHGLKDLPIVPESATMETALLELTGKNLGCTLVVDGQGALKGIITDGDLKRHMAPDLLQKSVTDVMSANPKTIRHDALAAEALKIMTGVSGQYITSLIVLDENGALTGLIRLQDCLQKGIA comes from the coding sequence ATGCGTATGGCTGCTATAAAAAAAGATAATCACACGAATGCCGATCTCAAAATGGCGCAGCGGGTCCTTCAGACGGAAGTTGAGGGGCTGGAAGCCTTGGCGGCGACGCTGGATGAGAATTTTCCGGCAGCCGTTGACGCCATTCATTCTATGAAAAATGAGCGCAGGGGCCGGTTGATCGTTGCCGGAATCGGAAAAAGCGGCCATGTCGCACGCAAAATTGTCGCCACGCTGGCGTCCACCGGAACCCCTTCGCATTTTGTGCATCCCGGTGAAGCCAGCCACGGCGATCTGGGCATGGTCACGGAAGCCGATGTCGTTCTCATGATTTCGAATTCCGGGGAAAATCCGGAACTTTCGGATATGATCGCGTATACGCGCCGTTTTGGCATAACGCTCATCGGCATGACCAGCCGCCCTGAAAGCGCGCTGGCCAGACATTCCGACATATTGCTGTTGCTGCCCCGGTCGCCGGAGGCTTGCCCCAACGGCCTTGCGCCGACCACCTCCACCACCATGATGATGGCGCTGGGGGACGCTTTGGCTGTTGTTTTGCTGGAGCGGATGGGCCTCACGCCGGAGCAGTTTGGCGTTTTTCATCCCGGCGGCAAAATCGGCCAGCGGCTGGTGAGAGTGGCAGAGATTATGCACGGTTTGAAAGACCTGCCGATTGTGCCGGAGAGCGCGACAATGGAAACGGCTCTTCTCGAACTTACCGGCAAAAATCTGGGCTGTACGCTTGTCGTAGATGGACAGGGCGCTCTGAAGGGCATTATCACAGACGGTGACTTAAAACGGCACATGGCGCCGGACCTTCTTCAAAAATCCGTAACAGATGTGATGAGCGCCAATCCCAAAACCATTCGCCATGACGCGCTTGCTGCCGAGGCCCTTAAAATTATGACAGGTGTTTCGGGCCAATACATAACGTCCCTGATTGTTCTGGATGAAAACGGGGCCTTGACGGGTCTTATTCGTTTGCAGGACTGTTTGCAAAAAGGCATTGCATAA
- a CDS encoding ribonuclease D, with amino-acid sequence MTVTLHKNDLPADLSFKESVAIDTEAMGLKTERDRLCLVQLSSGDGTAHLIQFDKGCYDAPNLKKLLLDENVTKLFHFARFDVAILKAYLGVECTPIYCTKIASRLCRTYTDRHGLKDLTRHLLDVNLDKQQQTSDWGAEILTEEQITYAASDVLYLHALREKLDEILEREGRTLLFERVCEALKVRAALDLEGWGDTDIFAH; translated from the coding sequence ATGACCGTTACCCTTCATAAAAATGACCTTCCCGCAGATCTTTCCTTTAAAGAATCCGTTGCCATTGATACCGAGGCGATGGGGCTGAAAACAGAGCGGGACCGTTTATGCCTTGTACAGCTTTCCTCAGGGGACGGGACTGCTCACCTTATCCAGTTTGACAAGGGATGTTACGATGCTCCCAATCTTAAAAAACTGTTGCTGGACGAGAATGTCACGAAACTGTTTCATTTTGCCCGCTTTGATGTGGCCATTTTAAAGGCTTATCTTGGCGTCGAATGTACGCCCATATATTGTACGAAAATTGCTTCAAGGCTTTGCCGTACGTACACGGACCGGCATGGCCTGAAAGACCTTACGCGCCATCTTCTGGACGTGAATTTGGACAAGCAGCAGCAGACATCTGACTGGGGGGCGGAAATCCTGACGGAAGAACAAATTACGTATGCCGCAAGCGATGTCCTTTACCTGCACGCGCTCAGGGAAAAACTGGACGAGATCCTGGAGCGCGAAGGGCGTACGCTCCTGTTTGAGCGTGTATGCGAGGCTCTGAAAGTTCGTGCGGCTCTTGACCTTGAAGGCTGGGGCGACACGGATATTTTTGCACATTAA
- a CDS encoding diguanylate cyclase yields the protein MKILVIDRDEVSAQMLGSRLEDEGYEVVRESVKNEAVARMKKETFEAVFFDPAPLTDARPLMLEIRRILSAYTYLVLLSQNTAREDAVKIGCNDVLQKPIGDADAKEKAHNAERMSSLIRWMGDDSEDFPSAGGVISKSAFNQIFRSAIDRSGRYGERAYVVIITVENYDDLKIDFGAYAADYAVSKMAFHLAQMRRQSDIIGQTGKNQYTLLLQRPLTDTEQIEAASRFAAGLEELDEIAPPKCKSVQISVRLVNLPSGQLEAEHLLVKKEYESGE from the coding sequence ATGAAAATTCTTGTCATTGACCGTGATGAAGTTTCTGCACAGATGCTTGGTTCCAGGCTGGAGGATGAAGGCTATGAAGTCGTTCGGGAATCTGTGAAAAACGAAGCGGTGGCCCGCATGAAAAAAGAAACTTTTGAGGCCGTTTTCTTTGATCCGGCCCCGCTGACCGATGCAAGACCGCTTATGCTGGAAATCCGGCGGATTTTGTCCGCCTATACATATCTTGTTCTCCTGTCCCAGAACACAGCGCGGGAAGACGCGGTTAAAATAGGGTGCAATGACGTCCTGCAAAAACCGATAGGGGACGCGGACGCTAAAGAAAAAGCCCATAATGCAGAGCGCATGAGTTCTTTAATCCGGTGGATGGGAGACGACAGCGAAGATTTTCCAAGCGCAGGCGGTGTCATCTCAAAATCCGCTTTCAACCAGATTTTCCGCTCTGCCATCGACCGTTCCGGCCGGTACGGAGAACGGGCTTATGTGGTGATTATCACGGTCGAAAACTATGACGACCTTAAAATTGATTTTGGGGCATACGCTGCGGATTATGCGGTTTCAAAAATGGCGTTTCATCTGGCCCAGATGCGGCGGCAAAGCGATATCATCGGACAGACCGGAAAGAACCAGTACACTCTTTTGCTCCAGCGCCCGCTCACCGATACCGAACAGATCGAAGCCGCATCGCGTTTTGCAGCCGGACTGGAGGAACTGGACGAAATCGCCCCGCCAAAATGCAAATCCGTCCAGATATCGGTGCGCCTTGTCAACCTGCCTTCAGGGCAGCTTGAAGCCGAGCATCTTCTTGTAAAAAAAGAATATGAATCCGGCGAATAA
- the recR gene encoding recombination protein RecR, protein MPDGPLDKLVKQLAALPGLGSRSAKRMALHLLTHKEELMIPLAESLKETAQTVRTCRICNTLDSCDPCRICRDSKRRHETICVVGNVADLWAIERTGYYQDLYHVLGGVLSALDGVGPEDLSIDPLVERVRENNIQEVILALGATVDGQTTAHVIMDRLHDLDVNVTRLAHGVPVGGELDYLDDGTIATALKSRSRL, encoded by the coding sequence ATGCCGGACGGCCCACTCGATAAACTGGTCAAACAGCTTGCTGCCCTTCCGGGACTGGGCTCCCGCTCGGCCAAACGCATGGCCCTGCACCTTCTGACCCATAAGGAGGAGCTTATGATTCCTCTGGCGGAGTCCCTGAAGGAAACGGCGCAAACCGTCCGGACATGCCGGATTTGTAACACGCTCGATAGCTGCGATCCCTGCCGGATATGCCGTGATTCAAAGCGCAGGCATGAGACGATCTGCGTGGTCGGAAATGTCGCGGACCTGTGGGCCATTGAACGCACGGGATATTATCAGGATCTTTATCATGTTCTGGGCGGTGTTTTGTCGGCGCTGGATGGTGTAGGGCCGGAGGATTTATCCATAGACCCTCTCGTTGAGCGCGTGAGAGAGAATAACATACAGGAAGTTATTCTGGCTCTCGGCGCGACCGTTGACGGACAAACCACCGCGCATGTCATCATGGACCGTCTGCACGATCTGGACGTGAACGTCACCCGTCTGGCGCATGGGGTTCCCGTGGGCGGAGAACTGGACTATCTGGATGACGGCACAATCGCGACCGCCCTGAAATCCCGCTCACGCCTGTAA
- a CDS encoding outer membrane lipoprotein carrier protein LolA: MTALVFLGLHVLPAHARDLNPDALKAQNYLRDLKTAKADFIQRSSLGGRLSGTFYLDRPGRLRFEYNEVGDFIVADGFFIYFYDSQMEEQTNAPIGQTLADFLLRKDLTFQDDLVVQETYRKGGYSFVTLVQEDDPQAGSVQLIFSEIPYALRKWRVTDPQGETTEIELKNMERDIDLPNTLFGYLDPNKGKKRFND, from the coding sequence TTGACAGCTTTGGTTTTTCTTGGCCTGCATGTCCTGCCGGCGCATGCCCGGGATTTGAATCCTGACGCCCTGAAAGCCCAGAATTACCTGCGGGACCTCAAAACCGCCAAAGCCGATTTTATCCAGCGCTCAAGTCTGGGCGGGCGGCTGTCCGGCACATTCTATCTGGATCGTCCCGGCCGTCTGCGCTTTGAATATAACGAAGTTGGAGACTTTATCGTTGCGGACGGATTCTTTATTTATTTCTACGATTCGCAGATGGAAGAGCAGACGAACGCCCCCATCGGACAAACGCTGGCCGATTTTCTCCTGCGCAAAGACCTGACCTTTCAAGACGATCTTGTCGTTCAGGAAACGTACAGAAAAGGCGGGTACAGCTTTGTTACGCTTGTGCAGGAAGACGATCCGCAGGCCGGAAGCGTACAGCTTATCTTTTCTGAAATTCCCTACGCTCTGCGCAAATGGCGCGTGACGGACCCCCAAGGCGAAACGACCGAGATCGAGCTTAAAAATATGGAGCGCGATATAGATTTGCCCAACACACTTTTTGGATATCTCGATCCAAACAAGGGGAAGAAAAGGTTTAACGATTAA
- a CDS encoding SGNH/GDSL hydrolase family protein: MKTYSPFTLALAAAALSVFITLALLETALQVLPVRSYIPFSPVTAENPALRYKADIPYRYAAGWDFDAYNRGQTNVQGYVSDFDYVEDDPSPLIAVIGDSYVEARMIPFQKTMQEQLRKKLGSGVRVYNFAIGGAPLSQYLIFARHAKEKYHPDFLIVNIVSNDFDESLLRYKNLPRFHYFVFDTQDDIHPKLVPYNPSWVKEIVSRSALVRYLYFHLNFERTVNRILFSLRKKERTAEPADAKNEKDVLSKRAIDVFLKLLPEYSGLPKSRILLVVDGQRQSIYTGEAEDIRQESYFGRMRTHLIRQAGHSGYEIIDMHPVFERHYAAHGQKFQFEKDGHWNTLAHRLAAQEILENPALAPFKNKER; this comes from the coding sequence GTGAAAACATATTCTCCCTTTACGCTTGCGCTTGCCGCTGCCGCGCTGTCCGTTTTTATAACGCTGGCTCTGCTTGAAACGGCTCTTCAGGTCTTGCCTGTACGGTCCTACATACCCTTTTCTCCCGTTACGGCAGAAAACCCGGCTCTCCGGTACAAGGCCGATATTCCCTACCGTTATGCGGCAGGATGGGATTTCGATGCCTATAATCGCGGGCAAACAAATGTGCAAGGCTATGTCAGTGATTTTGACTATGTCGAGGACGACCCCTCCCCCCTCATCGCCGTCATCGGGGATTCCTACGTCGAAGCCCGCATGATTCCGTTTCAAAAGACAATGCAGGAACAGCTTCGAAAAAAACTGGGCAGCGGCGTACGCGTTTATAATTTTGCAATAGGCGGCGCGCCGCTCAGCCAGTATTTAATCTTTGCACGGCATGCGAAGGAAAAATATCACCCTGATTTTCTGATTGTGAATATCGTTTCCAATGATTTTGACGAAAGCCTTCTGCGGTATAAAAACTTGCCACGCTTTCATTATTTTGTCTTCGATACACAAGACGATATTCACCCGAAACTTGTGCCTTATAACCCTTCATGGGTTAAGGAGATTGTCTCCCGGTCCGCCCTTGTCCGCTATCTTTACTTTCACCTGAATTTTGAAAGGACGGTGAACAGGATCCTTTTTTCCTTGCGTAAAAAGGAACGTACAGCCGAGCCTGCCGATGCAAAAAATGAAAAGGATGTTTTGTCAAAGCGGGCCATAGACGTTTTTTTGAAGCTTTTGCCCGAATATTCCGGTTTGCCGAAAAGCCGGATTTTACTGGTTGTGGATGGACAGCGCCAGAGTATTTATACGGGGGAAGCGGAAGATATTCGTCAGGAAAGCTATTTCGGCCGGATGCGGACCCACCTGATACGTCAGGCCGGACATAGCGGGTATGAAATCATCGATATGCATCCTGTTTTTGAAAGACACTATGCGGCGCACGGCCAAAAGTTCCAGTTTGAAAAAGACGGGCACTGGAACACTCTGGCCCACCGTCTGGCAGCGCAGGAAATTTTAGAAAACCCCGCCTTGGCGCCTTTTAAAAACAAGGAACGATAA
- a CDS encoding DNA translocase FtsK 4TM domain-containing protein has translation MARKYKIKRKKQSLLIRFLPEAVQAFLARRIIDGVGLGLLLSGGAILLSILSYDAGDPSWNTAGAVSGGISNWLGRPGAALSDLLLQTLGLGGVLFGLVFLAWGISILKRRPLRPFSFRVVMLVLSGITASIALARLPSGGWLPQAYLGGSAGQIMLQYLVDNIQKTGVGYSHTLGALTSGALALAALPLALALQKGELRWMLSCLWVAALTAVYFLLDKAQAFYGWVRHYGDPSYVPEKMKKRVLPAITVPRLSENEPVLLESSLENALPSPAANNIRVVTPSFSSTEGHAQQTRFQLFDGGEWELPSLDLLQELPEDHDRGQPDENALRMNAELLQNVLGDFNVSGEIVSIHPGPVVTLYELEPSPGTKTSRVIGLSDDIARSMSAISVRAAVVPGRNVIGIELPNLERQTVYLRELLATSAYEKTKANLPLILGKDIGGQPVIADLARMPHLLVAGTTGSGKSVAINTMIMSLIYALPPEKCRFIMIDPKMLELSVYDDIPHLLSPVVTEPGKAVVALKWVVQEMEERYRAMSKLGVRNIDGYNARLAEARKKGEALMRKIQTGFDPETGKPVYEEQPLDLTDLPYIVVIVDEFADLMLVAGKDVENAIQRLAQMARAAGIHIIMATQRPSVDVITGVIKANFPTRISFSVTSKIDSRTILGEGGAEQLLGMGDMLYMAAGGQIQRVHGPFASDEDIENVVNFLKSQAEPAYLEDITDGSGDFEGSDVMAAMFGEDDESSVDALYDQAVALVARERKASTSFVQRHLQIGYNRAARIVEEMERQGVIGPANNVGKREVLVGDVSAA, from the coding sequence ATGGCCCGTAAATATAAAATCAAACGTAAAAAACAAAGCCTTTTGATCCGCTTTTTGCCCGAAGCCGTTCAGGCTTTTCTGGCACGGCGGATTATCGACGGGGTGGGGCTTGGCCTGCTTCTGTCCGGGGGGGCAATCCTGCTTTCCATTTTAAGCTATGACGCCGGCGATCCCTCCTGGAATACGGCCGGCGCGGTTTCCGGCGGTATTTCCAATTGGCTGGGCCGGCCCGGCGCGGCGCTGTCCGATCTTCTTCTTCAGACATTGGGTCTGGGCGGCGTGCTGTTTGGTCTGGTTTTTCTGGCTTGGGGGATAAGCATTTTGAAGCGGCGGCCTTTGCGCCCGTTTTCTTTCCGTGTTGTCATGCTCGTTTTAAGCGGAATCACCGCTTCGATCGCTCTGGCCCGTCTTCCTTCGGGCGGGTGGCTGCCCCAGGCCTATCTGGGAGGAAGTGCCGGACAGATTATGCTGCAATATCTGGTAGACAATATTCAAAAAACCGGCGTTGGGTATAGCCATACTTTGGGAGCGCTCACTTCCGGGGCGCTGGCCTTAGCGGCGCTTCCGCTCGCACTGGCCCTGCAAAAAGGGGAACTGCGCTGGATGCTTTCCTGCCTGTGGGTGGCCGCTCTTACAGCCGTATATTTTCTACTTGATAAAGCGCAGGCGTTTTACGGGTGGGTCCGGCATTATGGCGATCCTTCCTATGTACCGGAAAAAATGAAAAAACGCGTCCTCCCGGCCATCACCGTTCCGCGCCTGAGCGAAAACGAACCCGTCCTGCTCGAATCCTCTCTTGAGAACGCCCTGCCTTCTCCGGCGGCAAATAACATCAGGGTCGTAACACCGTCTTTTTCTTCCACGGAAGGGCATGCCCAGCAGACGCGTTTCCAGCTCTTTGACGGGGGGGAATGGGAACTGCCGTCTCTCGATCTCCTTCAGGAACTTCCCGAAGACCATGATAGAGGCCAGCCGGATGAAAACGCGCTGCGGATGAATGCGGAGCTTTTGCAAAACGTATTGGGCGATTTCAATGTCAGCGGCGAAATCGTCAGTATTCACCCCGGCCCTGTTGTAACATTGTATGAACTGGAACCCTCGCCGGGCACAAAGACCTCTCGCGTTATCGGATTGTCGGATGATATTGCCCGGTCCATGTCCGCCATTTCCGTCCGGGCCGCCGTTGTGCCGGGCCGGAACGTCATTGGCATTGAGCTTCCCAATCTGGAACGGCAAACCGTTTATCTGCGCGAGCTTCTGGCTACATCGGCTTATGAAAAAACAAAGGCCAATTTACCGCTTATTCTGGGAAAAGATATTGGGGGACAGCCTGTCATCGCAGATCTGGCCCGCATGCCGCATCTTCTGGTCGCAGGGACGACAGGCTCCGGAAAATCGGTCGCGATCAATACGATGATCATGTCCCTTATTTATGCTCTGCCGCCGGAAAAATGCCGATTCATCATGATCGATCCGAAGATGCTGGAATTGTCCGTCTATGACGATATTCCCCATCTTCTCTCTCCCGTTGTCACCGAACCCGGCAAGGCGGTCGTTGCGCTGAAGTGGGTGGTGCAGGAAATGGAAGAGCGCTACCGCGCGATGTCCAAACTCGGCGTCCGAAACATTGACGGCTATAATGCGCGGCTGGCGGAGGCCCGAAAAAAAGGCGAAGCGCTTATGCGCAAAATCCAGACAGGTTTTGACCCTGAAACCGGAAAACCGGTCTATGAGGAACAGCCGCTCGACCTTACGGACCTGCCTTATATTGTTGTGATCGTGGACGAGTTTGCGGATTTGATGCTGGTGGCCGGAAAAGACGTTGAAAATGCCATCCAGCGGCTGGCGCAAATGGCGCGGGCCGCAGGTATTCATATCATCATGGCGACGCAGCGGCCGTCCGTTGATGTTATTACGGGCGTTATTAAAGCGAATTTTCCAACACGGATTTCCTTTTCCGTGACGTCTAAAATTGATTCGCGGACCATTCTGGGCGAAGGCGGGGCCGAGCAGCTGTTGGGAATGGGTGACATGCTCTATATGGCCGCCGGCGGACAGATTCAGCGCGTACACGGCCCGTTTGCTTCGGATGAGGATATTGAGAATGTTGTAAATTTCCTCAAAAGTCAGGCGGAGCCGGCCTATCTGGAAGATATCACCGACGGCAGCGGCGATTTCGAGGGCAGCGATGTCATGGCGGCCATGTTTGGTGAAGACGACGAGTCTTCCGTCGATGCGCTGTATGACCAGGCGGTGGCGCTGGTCGCCCGTGAACGCAAGGCTTCCACCAGTTTTGTCCAGCGCCATTTGCAAATTGGGTATAACCGGGCGGCGCGGATCGTCGAGGAAATGGAGCGTCAGGGCGTTATCGGCCCCGCCAATAATGTCGGCAAGCGTGAAGTTCTTGTCGGGGACGTCTCTGCCGCGTAA